A window of Lactococcus lactis contains these coding sequences:
- a CDS encoding cytochrome B, with protein MDERTKNLSYFVCSSMVLEKRGTISEEENRLFFSSFCMTKRKIFCPFYFYKMGRWRLRKANRHNPKGIKGESETSPFSSHIVIQERSALYYNVIACSIYGFIFAILL; from the coding sequence GTGGATGAACGAACAAAAAATCTCTCGTATTTTGTTTGTTCATCCATGGTTTTAGAAAAAAGAGGGACGATTTCGGAAGAAGAAAATCGTCTCTTTTTTTCTTCTTTTTGTATGACAAAAAGAAAGATCTTTTGCCCATTTTATTTTTATAAAATGGGTAGGTGGCGTTTGCGTAAAGCAAATCGACACAATCCAAAGGGGATAAAAGGGGAAAGTGAAACTTCCCCCTTTTCAAGCCACATTGTAATACAAGAACGAAGTGCTTTGTATTACAATGTGATAGCTTGCAGTATTTATGGGTTTATATTTGCTATTTTGTTATAA